One Stratiformator vulcanicus genomic window, GGAAGCCCGGCTGTCGTCGGCAATCCACCCGCCAACGTTCCGTCGACTCCACCGACCTCTTCGACCGCTGGCGGCTCGGCCCTCTCCTCATCGAACTGGGGTGACGCGGTATCTATGACGGTCCTGACCGAGGAAATATCGTCGCTGAGTAATGATCTCGCCGCGGTTCTCATTTCAGTGGGCAGTTACAATCGCGGGTATGAGCAGGTGCAGCTCGGCGGTGAAGTTCTCGCGGCAATGTGTGACATCGTTGCGGCTCATCCGGAGTCGGTCTCGTGGAAGGCCGACGCGTTACTGGCCCGCGATCGCGGGACCGCCGTCGCAGCCGAAGCAACCGGTTCGGGGCGTTCGAAGTTCGCTCCGACTCAGCTCGCGTTCGAGCAATTCTCTTCGATTCTCAACAACAATCGCCCGCCCGGATTGCCGGAGCCCGACGCCGATCTGCCGCGGTCAGAGATCGCGGCGCGAGGTCAATTGATGCAGCGGATGGACGCGGCGTTCTCCCGATTGCGGCAGGCTTCCGGCGACTCGTCCGGGTTCGCGGCGAACTCGGAGGAACTGGCCCACGAAGCGGCAGTCCTGGGCCTATTGATGAAGTACACCACCGGGGGAGATTACGCCGACGTTGAAGTGGCTCCCTATCGAAGCACGGCTGCGAAACTGATTGACGCGTCCGACGAGGCCGCGTCAGCCGCGGCGATCGAGCAGCACGCGGCTTTCAAATCAGCCGTCATTGCGATCGAAGCGACCTGCACCGAGTGTCACCAGCAGTACCGCTTCGGTGGTTGAGCGTGTTTGATCAGGGCGCGACACGTGACTGGAATAGGCGAACGGTGGTCGAATTGAACCGGCGCCGTAAGAATGGGCGTCGACCGGAATGAAGCCTTCACGCGTAAGTCATGATACACGACGGGCGATTGTGAGTATGAAAGATCGACTCTTGTCGGGCGGCCTGCGATTGATTGCGGCGAGCATTATGCTTTCCGCTATCGCCGGGGCGGATGTGATCGAGCTGAAAAGCGGTCAGTCGATCGAGGGGGACGTGCTGAAAAATGACGGGGCGAATCTTTATGTCGACGTAGGCGTCGATGTCGTTCGCGTCCCACTCACGGAAGTCGCACGTCGATCGGACAGTCGCAAAGAGTCTGAAGAAGTCGGCGACAGCGGTATCTATTCCACCGCGCGACTGAAGCGCCGCGAGGTCAAAACGCTGGCGGAGGAATACGGCTCCGGTGTCGTACTGGTGCAGACCCCCGGGGGCCTGGGGTCCGGATTTATCATCAACGACGACGGATATTGCGTGACGAACTGTCACGTGATTGAGGGCGAAACGCAGATCGCCGTCATCCTCTACGAGAAGCGAGACGACGGAACATTTCGACGCCGTCGGGTTCGCGAGGTGAAGATCGTAGCCCTGAACCCATTCTTCGATCTGGCGATTTTACAGATTCCCAAGCAGGACGATCTCGATTTCCAACCCGTTTTTCTTTCGAAGGATGCGGATTATCGCGAAGGCGACGCGGTCTTTGCGATCGGCAACCCGCTCGGGTTGGAACGATCGGTTTCGCAGGGGATCGTCGGAAGCCGAAATCGAAATTTTGAAGGTCTCGTCTACATTCAGACGACGGCCCAAATCAACCCGGGGAACTCTGGCGGCCCGCTGTTCAATACCCGCGGCGAGGTCATCGGTGTGACGAACATGAAATTGCTGTTCGGCGAGGGACTCGGCTTCGCGATCCCGGTCAATTACGTCAAAGCCTTTCTCGATGAATATCAGGCGTTCGCCTACGACAAGACGAATCCCAATACCGGCTATCGCTATCTTGAACCGCCTCGACGGCAGGATCGTGCGGCCACGCCCCGGCCTGACAAAGATTGATCGCGACGAATTGAAACGGAATCAGGCCGAGGGAGGTATCAATGGATAGATCGAGCGCAGCTCGCAATTTTTCAAGCGTGCAGAGGGGTTTGGTTTCGATCACCCGTCAAAATAGATACTCGCGATGAACCATCGAATCGTCATGCGTGATTTGTGCTAATTGAGAAGTCACACGGCTGCATGGCGGCATGGACGATCGGTCCATTGTGCCCTTGATGAAACGACTGACACGAAGTTCCTGACAGACGAAGGACCGCAGGTTTATGAATCCGCTGAAAATTGTTTTCTGTGTCGCACTGATGGCGACTCCGCTAGTTGCCGCCGCTGGGGAGACGCCCAGCGAACGACTGCTGACCCAGCAGGTCTACGCCTATTTCTCGATCCCCAGTGTCGATGCGCTGAAGGAGCGATTCCAGGAGACGAAATTCTCCGGACTGTTCGAAGAACAAGGCATCAAAGACTTCGCCGCACAGCTTGAAGATAAGTACAACGAAGCCGCGTCGAATCTGCAGGAGAAGCTCGGGATGTCGGTCAGCGAATTGCTGGCGATTCCTTCGGGCGAATTTGCGGTCGCGGTGACTCGACTCGAGGGATTCGAAGTCGGAATTATCGCCATGATCGATTACGGCGATAGCGGCGACGCCGTCGACAAGTTCTTCGAACAATACGAAGAGGCGGTCGAAGAAAAGGGTGTCACATGGTCCTCGGAGAGCTTCGAAGGTACCGAGATCGTGACCTACGAATATCCGCAGGACGAAGACGCCGAAGCGGATGCTCCGGTGAAGGCGCCTTCGGGATTCTCGATGTTCCGTAAGGATTCGACCCTTGTCATCGGGAACACGCCGGCGGCTTTGGAATCGGTCCTGGTGCGTTGGGACGGAGATCACCCGGAGACGTTCGCCGGCAACGAGGTCTATGACTACGTCCTGCAGCAGACATCGATCGGCGATCGTGCCCCCGCAATGAAGTGGTTTGTCGATCCGGTCGGCGGGATCGAAATCGGCATTCAAGCGAATGCCGATAAACTGCCGCAGGCTCAGATGGCCCTCGGCTTCTTGCCCGTACTCGGACTTCGCAACATGCGGGGTTGGGGCGGCAGCGTCGATCTGGCGACCGAAGAATTCGAATCGGTTAGCCAATCACTGCTCTACATCGATCCGCCTGTGACCGGCGTGCTCGGCCTGTTCTCCTTCCCGGAGACCGACCTCTCGGTTCCCGATTGGGCGCCCAACGAGGCCACGGGCTACGCCGGCATGAATTGGGACGCGGAGAAGGCCTACGACACCGTTCGTAATCTCTACAACATGTTCCAAGGGCAAAACGCGCTCGAAAAATTGGTCGACACGTTGGCCGATTCGCCGACCGGCCCGTCGATCCACATTAAGGATGACATCGTCGACCAGATCGATGGCCGAATCCACGTCGTGAATTTTCCTGTTGAGTTGGGCGAAGACGAGTTGGGCGAGACCTCGCTGCAGAACGTTCAGCAGGACATGATCGTGGCGATCGACGTCGTCGATGCCGACAAGATGAAGTCGCTGATGAGCAAAATGGCTGACGGTAATACGTTCCCGGGCAAAATCCGCGAATTCGAAGGGCAGACGATTTACGAAATGCCGAACCAGGCCGCGGCATCGGGCGGGCCGGAGAGTTTTGCCGTGACCATCGCCAACGATGCGATCGTAATGTCGACCGACGTTAAGCGGGTCGAATCGATGCTTCGCGGCGTTGATCGCGCCGACCGCCTCGCCGGTGATGGCACGTACCAGCGGGTGGCATCGCACTTCCCTGTCGAGGTCTCGATGGTCGGCTATCAGAACGCCGATTCGCAGTTGAAACCGTTCTGGGAGATGTTCCGGACCGATAAGGTTCCCGGCGTCGATGTCAAAGAGGTCGATTTCACGAAACTTCCGCCGTTCGAAGTCATCCAGAAGTATCTCGCCCCGTCTGGCAGCTATGTCATCACCGACGATAAAGGGGCCAAGTTCGTGAGCTTTGGCGTCCGTCCTGAATGACTTTCGAAGGCACTCGTAATCTGGTTTCGAGTCGCCGGAGCACCGACAACTATCGAGCACGGCCGGCAATCGTCGGCCGTGTTCTTTTTAGTTGCCACGCCGGTCTGTCGATCAATGAGGGAGTCGGATTCTAAGAGCCGAGTTCTGCAATCACACGAAATTGATTGGCGATATCGACACCCACTTCTTTGTTCCATGCTCCGAGCAGCGTGTGATAGATCGGTCCGGCTGTTTCGTCTCCGATCTTTGACCCGTTCAGCCGCGTCACGGGAAGTAGGCAGTAGACGGTTGATGCGGTGAAGATTTCATCGGCGGACAACAAGTCGTTGATTTGCAGCGGGACTTCTCGACAGGTCAGTCCGAGCTCAACGGCCAATTCGCGTACGACTCCGGCACTGATCCCGTCGAGTCTCGAATCTCGCGGCGGTTCGCACAGCGCTCCGTCAATCACAGCGAACAGACACCCGGCCGCCGTTTCCGTCACGACGCCATCGCCGCGGACCAAGAGCGAACGGGCTCCCGGCTCCGATCGGGCGGCCTCGTGCTCCGCGAGATACCAGTGCAGCCGATTACGCGTTTTGATCTTGGGAGAAAGCGTTCCCGGCGGGACGGCCTCGATCGACGGCACGATGAGATGCTGACCCAATTCGAACAGTACCGCATCACGACTCGCGCGGATCGGAAACGCATAGACGCAGAGCGTCGGCTCTTGTTTCGCAGATCCGGTGGTGATCGTCCCCGGGTCGTAGTGACGATTCCTCCCCGGAGAAGCAAAGACCGAAACGGTCAGGTCGTGCTCGACCGTCAGACTCGCACCGCGTCGGCTGATCGCTTCAGCAATCAATTCCGCGAGCTGATCACGTTCGACCCGCAACGGCACGTGAGCCAACTTTGCCGATTGCTCGAACCGGTCGAGGTGAGCATCAAGCCGAAACGGCTTATGCCGAAATGTGCGAATAATTTCCGTGATCGTCACGCCGGAAGTGATCGCGAAGTCATCGATCGGCAAAACCGCGTCAGTCGGCTCCACCCAGGAGCCATTGAGGTAGACCGTTCCGGGGGGCGACTCCGCCGCAGCCAGTCCCTCTGAATCGCCATTTGGCATTGCCTCTTCCTCGACGCGCGCTGTTATCTCCAAGCCATCCGCTGCCGCAGGCACCCCCCGCGGCGGGACCGCCGCCATGACCGTGTGACTTGGCGTTGGTCGGCCGATATACTTGCGGCTCGCCCGATGTATCATGCCCGACCGGCGCGTCATTTCCAGCCGTCGCAATCCGTCAAACTTTCTCAAGCACATGGAAACCGATCGCGAATCGAATACGTCGTTCTCCCCCGGCCATACCAAGGTCGGCTGGGTGGGAACGGGTGTGATGGGATCGTCCATGGCCGGTCACCTGATTGACGCCGGCTACTCGCTGACGGTTTTTAATCGCACGAAATCAAAGGCCGATTCGCTGGTTGAGCGCGGGGCCACTTATGCCGATACGCCGGCGGATGTCGCGGCCGATGCGGACGTGATCTTCACGATTGTGGGATATCCCGAGGACGTGCGCGGCGTTTATCTGAGCGAGAGTGGAATTCTTGAAGCGGCGAAGTCGGGAGCCACTGTTGTCGACATGACGACCAGTGATCCGAGCCTCGCCACGGAGATTCACGAGGCGGCCGCAAAGAAGCAGATCGCCAGCATTGATGCCCCGGTCTCCGGCGGCGACGTCGGGGCGAAGAACGGCATGCTGTCGATCATGGTGGGCGGAGAAGCGCAAGCGGTCGAAAAGGTGATGCCGCTGTTGGAATGCTTCGGCAAGACGATCGTTCGTCAGGGCGGGCCGGGTGCCGGTCAGCACACGAAGATGGTGAATCAGACGCTGATCGCGACGAACATGATCGGCGTTTGCGAGGCACTCCTGTATGCCCGAAAAGCCGGACTTGATTTGGAAACCGTCCTGAAGTCGGTTTCTGGTGGGGCGGCGGGAAGTTGGTCGCTTTCGAATCTCGCACCGCGGATCATCGCGGGCGATTTCGCGCCCGGTTTCTATGTGGAACATTTCTTGAAAGATATGGGCATCGCGTTGGCCGAAGCCCGGCGGATGAACCTCGCACTTCCCGGCTTGTCTTTAGCGGAGCAACTGTATCGCGCGGTCGCGGCCCAAGGGCACGCCCGATCGGGGACGCAGGCGCTGGAACTCGCCCTGGCGGAATTGTCGGCGGTCGAGTGGCCGGTTACGAAGTCATAAGTTGGAAATCACGACGACGGGATCTCGGAGAATTTCATGGGAAATAAGGGAAGTCAATTTGCCGGGGTCACCGTTGCGCTCGTGACGCCCTTCAAAGACGGTGCGGTCGATGAGGCCATGCTGCGGAAACTGGTCGACTGGCACGTCGAAGTGGGGACCGACTGCATCAGCCCCTGCGGGACGACCGGCGAAAGCCCGACCCTCTCACACGACGAGCACGAACGGGTGATCGCGATCGTGTGCGAGCAGGCAGCCGGGCGAGTAAAAGTTATCGCCGGCACCGGGTCGAACAGCACCGCTGAGGCCGTCCGGCTGACCGAGCGAGCCAAGGCCGACGGGGCCGATGCGGCGCTGATGGTCGCGCCGTACTACAACAAGCCGACGCAGGAAGGCTTCTATCAGCACTTTCGGACGGTGGCGGATACGGTCGATTTTCCGATTGTCCTCTACAACATCCCCGGTCGAACGTCGAAAAATATGGAGCCGGAGACGATCTGTCGGCTCGCCGAATTGGAGCAGGTCGTCGCGATTAAGGAATCGACCGGCTCGATCGATCAAGCGTCCGCGATTCTGGCCGACTGTGATTTGACGCTGCTCTCGGGCGATGACAGCATGACGCTGCCGCTGATGTCGATCGGAGGCAGTGGTGTCGTCTCCGTGGCGGCGAACATTGTTCCGCGCGAAGTGAAGGCCCTCGTCTCTTCCTTTGCCGAAGGGAATGCGGCGCAGGCGAAGCAGATGCACTGCAAGCTCTTCCCTCTATGCCGCGATATGTTGTCGCTGTCGACGAATCCGATTCCGGTCAAGACTGCGATGCGGCTGTTGGGGCATGAAGTGGGCGACGTTCGGCTTCCGCTTGTGCCGCTGACCGAGGTAGAGATTGCGACATTAAAAAGAACACTGGGTTCGTTCGGGGTGATGGGCTGAGTTACGTCGCCGTGAAGGAACTCGCCCGTCGATGACCCGCCTTGCGGGCGCGAGGTCCGAGTGGCCTGTCGACTGAGACTTCGTTCGAGTGAATTGTTGCCGTGACCTGTTGTGCTGATTTGTAGTACGGGGAGATGCCGTGGCTGGTCGACGTAATCCGTCCGATGATGATTTTGACGACGAATTCGAGGACGAAGGCTTCGAAGAGGATGAGGATGTTGACTACGTCCTCTTTCAGGGAGCGCTCAACGGCCGCACGCCGGACCTGTCACGCCATGCGCGATTGACACAAGCCGCCTTGATGCCGGCCAAAGACTTAATCACCGATGCGCTATTGCGCCGCGCGGAGATGATTCTCATCGAACCGCGCGGCAATGCCGCGATGATTCGTCTGTTTATTGACGGCGTCGCCTATCCCGGCGGTCGAATGCAGATGCGTCAAGCGGCGGCCGTTAGTCAGATGCTCAAGTTACTGACCGGCCTGAATCCTCAGACGCGCGATCGCAAACAGCGTGGCGGCGTCAAAGCGGAACTCGACGAAATTCCCTACGAACTGCACATCGACTTCGAACCGTCGAAGGGCGGCGAGCGACTGACGATTCGGTGCAAGAACCTCAAGCACAAGCCGGAGAAGCCGTCGGAACTCGGCCTCCACGAAGCACTCCGTGAGAAAATTCGCGAAGTATCGGGCAGCAATAACGGCTGTCTGTTCGTAAGCGGGCCGCCGATGTCGGGGGTCAGCGCTTCGACCATCGGCGTGCTGAAATCGATCGACGTTTATATCTACTCGATTTTCGTCCTGGAGAGCCTCGGTGAAGAGGTCCCCATGATGACGCCGTTCGAGAAGAACGAAGAGGAAACGCTGGAAGCTCAAATCGAACGGTGCCTGCGGCGCGAGCCTGACGTGCTCTACATTGGCGAATTGGACGGCGAGGAGAAGCTCAATATCGCTTTTCAGTACGCGGACGTGACGTCGATTGTTTCGCAGTTCGCCGCGGCCGATGCCGTCGGCGGGTTGGCCAAACTTCTAAAGATTTCGGGCGATTCCGAAGCGGTCGCGAAGAACGTCGCCGGAATTATTTCTCCGAAGCTGGTCCGCAAGTTGTGCGAGAAGTGTCGCCAGGCTTTCCGTCCCAACCCCAAAATTCTTGCGAAGGTGGGACTTCCGCCCGAGACGAAGCTCCTCTATCGCGCCGCAAAGCCTCCCGCCGAGGACGATCCAGATGCCGAACTCTACGAGCCGTGCGAGAAATGCGGCGGCACCGGTTACTTCGGCCGGGTCGGCATCTACGAGTTCCTGATCATGTCGGATGCGGTCAAAGAAGTGGTTCGCGGGAGGCCGGACGGGGCGAAGATCCGGCAGTTGATGAAGTCCGAGGAGATGCCGACTTACCAGCGCGAAGGGCTTCGCCTTGTGGCCGACGGTGTGACGACGTTGGAAGAATTGCAGAGAATCCTGCGATCGAAGTGATCGAAAGGCCACGCTTTTGGGGCTTGGTTGGCCGATTTTTCCGGTCTTGACGATTCGATTGAAAGTGCGGGCGTCCTGCAGTCGATACTACCGGTAGAACCGCCTCTTGGCGTTCGATTCGGTACAACTGGCGATCTCACTCGGGACTCAAGGACATCGCACGGATGAAACTCACACCGTGGAAAATCCGAAGCGTAGCGGCGGCACTCGTGCTGTCGGCAGCCCCGTTTGCGATGACCGGCTGTCAGTCGAGCGTTGCGGGACAAACGCTGCCGTCGCCGTGGTATCTTCGTGACGACGTGCAGTTCTATCCGGCCGGGCCGGAATTCCTGCTGCCCAACCAGGTTCGTGCTCTCGAAGAGTACAAACTGCGTCAGGCGGCTGAAGAAGCGGGAATCGATCCGGGGCTGGAAGGCTTCTAAAGTCGGTGCCCGCGATCTGTCATGACTGGCAACGGCATGCTGCCTGCGAATCCGCAGGCACCGCCGTCGGAATCCGCGACATGCACGCCGCAATCTGCTGCGAACGCGGATGAGCGGCTGTGCCTCGTGATTAGACCTGTTTCGACATCCGCTCGGCCAAGCGCGTCAAAGCGGGGCTGACGTCGTCCGGTTTGAGGTGGACGTTCAGAATGCTGAACGCGTCCTCGTTCGCCATGGCGGCCTTGAGGGCCTGATCGAGTTCGCCCTCGGTGCGGATTTCGAATCCCCATCCGCCGCCGAGCAAATCGGGCATGCGGTGATAGGCCCAATCGGGGATATCGTTGAACGGCCCCTCCTGCAGGAAGCGCTCCGTCGTGTAGCCGTGGTTATTCAGCACGACCACGATGGGGTTGAACCCGAGTTTGAGGGACGTCGACAGTTCCTGCCCCGTCATCTGAAATGCGCCGTCGCCGACCAGAACGAGCGGACGGAGCGACCGATCGGCAACCTGCACGCCGACTGAAGCTGGCACTGCAAACCCCATTGATGTGTAATAGGCCGGGCTCAGAAACTCTGTGTGCTGATGGATCGAGAGGTCGACCGACCCGAACAGGGAGTCGCCGACATCCGCGACCACGACCATCTTCTCGTCCAACATCGCATTGATCCGCCCGAAGAGTTGGCGGACCGTCACGTTCGCGTCGGGCGAAATTTCGTATGAATCGAGCGGTGACCCCTCGTTCTTCGGCAACTTTCTCTTCTTCATCTTCAAGTCGGCCTCGGCGAGACCGCTCACGAAGTCGGACAGTTCGACGTCGTGAAAGTGATGGTGAGAAATGCGCAGCTTCTCGCTGGTCGCATAGACGCAGCGTCCTGGGTCGAGCCGCGCGGTGTAGATTCCGAGGTTGATGTCAGTCATGAAGCAGCCGAGCAGAATCACGCAATCGCTGCCTTCGACGTACTCTCGAACCGACGCGCGACCCATCGCTCCCTCGTAGACGCCGAGGTACAGCGGATGTTTTTCGCTGACCACCGATTTGCCCAGCAGCGTCGAGCAGACCGGAATCGAATTGCGTTCGGCAAACTCCAGAACGGGTTCGCGCAAGCCGAAGCGATGCGTCTCGACGCCGGCGAGAATGACTGGTTGGGAGGCTCCCGCGATCATCTCAGCGGCTTCGTCGAGAGCTTCGGATAACGCCGCGGCATCACTGGGATGCGTCCGGCTCAACGGAACGTGAGGGTACAGAGCTTTGGTCTCAACGCGGTCTCTGGGTAACTCCAAAAAGACGGGCCGTTTGTAGCGCACGGCCGCTTCGAGGCACCGGTCGATTTCACGAAACGCCGTCAACGGATCGTCGAGTGAAGCGTTGGCAACCGTGATCTTCTCGAAGACCTGACGCTGAGTGTCGAAGTCGCGGACGCGGTGGTGCAGGAGTGGGTCCGATGTTCGCTCATCGACTCCCGGGGCGCCGCTGATCACGACGACCGGCGACTTCTCGGCGAACGCACCGGCGATCGAGTTGCACAAACTCAGCCCGCCCACGCAGTAGGTCACGCATACGGCTCCGAGGCCGTGGACCCGAGCGTAGGCATCGGCCGCGTAGCCGGCGTTGTCTTCCCGCGTGGTGCCGACGACTCGGATCGGGCTTTCTTCCAGCATTCCGTAGAAATTGAGCACGAAGTCGCCCGGAATGCCGAAGACGTCGTCCACCCCGTACGCTTGGAGCCGGTCGATCAGGTAGCCGCCGATCGTGTGCTGTTCATCGCCGGAGGGCTTTGCCTTCTTCGCTCCGGCTGACGCAGATTTCGATGCCTTTCCGTTCGTGTTTTTCTGCTTCGAGACCTTACTTGAAGTGCTCGGCTCAGCACGTTTTTTCGGGTTGGTCGCCGTCTTCCCTGCCATTGTCGGTGCTCCTGCGTGCGGTGCGATCGAATCGACAGCCCGACCAGTTCTCGCTTGAGGCGGCGACGGTTTGATCGGCCGACCGTCACCTGATGAAATTCTCCGGGGCACCATCCGAACGGTCAACCGGCAGACTGCGGCGAACCCATGGGGCGAACCGTTTTTGTTGGAGCCGTGAGCCCAGGTTTATGGCCGATTCGATATTGACCGCCGGTATCAATTGTGCCATATCGGGCGTTCTCTCCACTTCACTTCCAATCCATCGCCATTTCGGCACTTCCAGCAAATCGATCCGTCCGGATCGACAGGATGATTGCGCATGCAACGCCCCTTCACCGCGGCGCTCATCGGCCTTTGCGCGCTGATCGCGGTCGGCTGCCAGAGTCTCTCCGAGAAACGGACCGTTCGGCTCTTCGCCGAGGCGCTGTCCGAAGGCGATTACGAGGCGCTCACCGAGCGATCCTCGCCACGCTTTCAATCGGTCGCTCTGCCCGAACCGGACGCTCTGACCCATTTGAAGTCACTCTCCTTGCCGACCGGCGAGTTCGAGGTCAAAGAGATCGTCGATCTACAGGACGACGACTGGACCGATCCAGACATCCCGGAGAAAATCGTAACGGTCGAGGTCGGCAATCCTCCGCGGACCATGCGGTATCGAATCGCACGGTCCGGGCATGGCGGTCGATGGGTTGTCGACGATGTCTTCATGCGGCGGGTGAACGAGGGCGTGACCAGCACCCGCAGCGTGACCGAACAGATGACCCTGCTGCTGGCGGTCTCAAATTTCGTTGAAGAGTGGGCCGATAAAGACGGCGGGCGCGATACGTCTGCCCTCGCCGAACCGTTGGCGTCGAACTTTGCTGCACTGCCGGAAGCCCAACGCGAAGCGCTCGCGCACCGCATGTTCCACGGCTTCTCGAAGCGAAATCTCTCGCCCGAAGCGTCCATTGATGATGGGGTCGCGGTCGTCACAATGACTCGCCCCGGAGGCCGGGTCCTGCTGTCGCTCAAACGCGACGGGAACGCGACTTGGTTGGTCGACGAAATCGCGTTCGAAGATCGTGACAAAAAACTGCATCTGAATTCGCTGAATCAGGCTGCCTTAGCACTCGATGTCGGTAACTCATTTTTCGACGCCTATACCGCGGCGGACCTCGATGGTTTGCAGTCGACGGCGACGGATCGATTTTTCAATCACTGCCTGAAGTCGGCGGACCTTTCGAAGGTCAGTCTCGACGAAGCGGCTGCGGCTCGTGGTCGAATTGCACTCGATCTTCTTGACGAGAGTGCGGAATTGGTCGCGCAGACCGATGGCGGTCGCGTCGTCATCGCCTTGGATTTAGTCGGCGCCGATGACTCCTCAACCGGTCGAAAGTTTCGCGTCTCCGAAGTCACGCTGTTCTCACCCAACGATCAAGAAGAGCGGCGACTTTCCTCGGCACTCACCGGCGACGCCGTCATGCTGCTGTTTGCCGGGGCACTCGCGGATGGCGATTTGTCGCTCCTGTCGCAAACCTCGACGTACGACTTCCGGGAGCGCGTGTGGAAATACGTCAAGCCGGGTGATCTCGACCGACTTCCGTTGGATGAAGTCCGAAACTCAGCGCCAATCGTCGACCGCGTCATCTATCGTGGTCCGGTCACCGAGTACCTCGTGATGCACGGGGGCGTGGCGGCGACCTATCACCTGATCGATCAGGGGGGCGCGGTTCGCGTCAACGATGTGCAACTGGCCGTCGAGAACCGACCCCGTTCACTCAAACAAACATTGGAACACACGTTGCCCGTCATCGTGTTTTGCCGAGGTGTTGAGCAGGACGATCTCAACATGGTGCGGCAGACATGCTCGTCGGAATTTAATCGCCTGGTCTGGTCGCAGATGCGAGCGACGCCACGCGAAGCGAAAACGGTGGCGGCCCTGCTGAAACAACCCTTGGCCTCCCTCGAGATCGGAAGCGAAGCCGTCAAAGTTAAATTCGGCGACTCATCGAGCGGCGGCGCGGTCAAGCTGATTCGCGAGGGTGAAGACTTCCGCATCGACGAACTCGTCGCCGTTGCCGGGCCCGCGGCGCATCAGCAAGCCGAACTCAAGCAGGCTCTTAAAGACATGATCGCCGCCGGTTCGCTGCAGCGACGAACGCGCGGCGATGTTCAAACCAATCGGCAGGTCGTGCCTGTCGGATATACGACATCAGAGGAAATGATTGGCTTGCCGACTCAACCGGGAATCGAGCGGACGGCGGGAAAGGTCGAAACCAACCGCGCTCAACATTAATAGCGGTTTCAAATCGCTCAACATACAAGCCCGAGGCGCAAGCCGTCGGGAAAATTGCCGGTTGATCGACCATCGGCTCTGGCTGGTATTGAAATCGCTTCTAGCGGAATCGGTGCGCGACTCGGCCGATCGGCGACTCCGTCGAATTGATGGCGTTGGCGTATCGAACCGCGAAGCTCAGATGGGGTCGGGATCGATGCCGTCGGCTTCGAGGTGCTCGAGCCGTTTGTGGATGTCGACGTTTACGCTGGGGTAAACCATCGAGAGCTTTCCCGGATTGAACGCGTCGTTGAGCAGGTGTTCAACGTCGTCGCGACCGAGAGCCTGAGTGAAGATCGGCTTGAGATAAGCCCGCCCGAATTTCGATGGCTGAAATTTCTTCTCGTCGTACAGATACGGATGGAGCGTCCGGGCGTGAATCTGGCCCCAGCGGTCCCGCAGTTTGTTGGCCGCGATCGAGTCGAGCTTGAAACCGTGCTCGGGTGAGTACTGCAGCGTCGCGATATGATTGTTGCGACCGTGGACCAGTAATTCGGTCGCTTTGCCGCCGAGCTGCGTGGCGTAAAAACGGTCGAACATAATCGGGCGTCCGCCCCGCTGCGTGTGACCGACTTTACG contains:
- a CDS encoding S1C family serine protease → MKDRLLSGGLRLIAASIMLSAIAGADVIELKSGQSIEGDVLKNDGANLYVDVGVDVVRVPLTEVARRSDSRKESEEVGDSGIYSTARLKRREVKTLAEEYGSGVVLVQTPGGLGSGFIINDDGYCVTNCHVIEGETQIAVILYEKRDDGTFRRRRVREVKIVALNPFFDLAILQIPKQDDLDFQPVFLSKDADYREGDAVFAIGNPLGLERSVSQGIVGSRNRNFEGLVYIQTTAQINPGNSGGPLFNTRGEVIGVTNMKLLFGEGLGFAIPVNYVKAFLDEYQAFAYDKTNPNTGYRYLEPPRRQDRAATPRPDKD
- the dapA gene encoding 4-hydroxy-tetrahydrodipicolinate synthase, whose amino-acid sequence is MGNKGSQFAGVTVALVTPFKDGAVDEAMLRKLVDWHVEVGTDCISPCGTTGESPTLSHDEHERVIAIVCEQAAGRVKVIAGTGSNSTAEAVRLTERAKADGADAALMVAPYYNKPTQEGFYQHFRTVADTVDFPIVLYNIPGRTSKNMEPETICRLAELEQVVAIKESTGSIDQASAILADCDLTLLSGDDSMTLPLMSIGGSGVVSVAANIVPREVKALVSSFAEGNAAQAKQMHCKLFPLCRDMLSLSTNPIPVKTAMRLLGHEVGDVRLPLVPLTEVEIATLKRTLGSFGVMG
- a CDS encoding NAD(P)-dependent oxidoreductase, coding for METDRESNTSFSPGHTKVGWVGTGVMGSSMAGHLIDAGYSLTVFNRTKSKADSLVERGATYADTPADVAADADVIFTIVGYPEDVRGVYLSESGILEAAKSGATVVDMTTSDPSLATEIHEAAAKKQIASIDAPVSGGDVGAKNGMLSIMVGGEAQAVEKVMPLLECFGKTIVRQGGPGAGQHTKMVNQTLIATNMIGVCEALLYARKAGLDLETVLKSVSGGAAGSWSLSNLAPRIIAGDFAPGFYVEHFLKDMGIALAEARRMNLALPGLSLAEQLYRAVAAQGHARSGTQALELALAELSAVEWPVTKS
- a CDS encoding ATPase, T2SS/T4P/T4SS family, encoding MAGRRNPSDDDFDDEFEDEGFEEDEDVDYVLFQGALNGRTPDLSRHARLTQAALMPAKDLITDALLRRAEMILIEPRGNAAMIRLFIDGVAYPGGRMQMRQAAAVSQMLKLLTGLNPQTRDRKQRGGVKAELDEIPYELHIDFEPSKGGERLTIRCKNLKHKPEKPSELGLHEALREKIREVSGSNNGCLFVSGPPMSGVSASTIGVLKSIDVYIYSIFVLESLGEEVPMMTPFEKNEEETLEAQIERCLRREPDVLYIGELDGEEKLNIAFQYADVTSIVSQFAAADAVGGLAKLLKISGDSEAVAKNVAGIISPKLVRKLCEKCRQAFRPNPKILAKVGLPPETKLLYRAAKPPAEDDPDAELYEPCEKCGGTGYFGRVGIYEFLIMSDAVKEVVRGRPDGAKIRQLMKSEEMPTYQREGLRLVADGVTTLEELQRILRSK
- a CDS encoding aminotransferase class IV, producing MPNGDSEGLAAAESPPGTVYLNGSWVEPTDAVLPIDDFAITSGVTITEIIRTFRHKPFRLDAHLDRFEQSAKLAHVPLRVERDQLAELIAEAISRRGASLTVEHDLTVSVFASPGRNRHYDPGTITTGSAKQEPTLCVYAFPIRASRDAVLFELGQHLIVPSIEAVPPGTLSPKIKTRNRLHWYLAEHEAARSEPGARSLLVRGDGVVTETAAGCLFAVIDGALCEPPRDSRLDGISAGVVRELAVELGLTCREVPLQINDLLSADEIFTASTVYCLLPVTRLNGSKIGDETAGPIYHTLLGAWNKEVGVDIANQFRVIAELGS